A genomic stretch from Streptomyces sp. QL37 includes:
- a CDS encoding SRPBCC family protein: MPRTMSVSDSILIRATPSAVYEQLSDPTAMGRWSPENRGARVLGDHRGTHVGMVFEGRNKRGSFRWTTRCTVTAADPGERFAFRVHAIGVRRPRLPGPIALWEYRLEAADGSTRVTETWTDNRRAWPDFLANAFDRVATRGYTFAEFQRGNIRTTLERLKAAMEQDDPAESGLEEDGPHQG, translated from the coding sequence ATGCCCCGCACCATGTCCGTATCGGACAGCATCCTGATCCGGGCGACGCCGTCGGCCGTGTACGAACAGTTGAGCGATCCTACGGCGATGGGGCGGTGGAGTCCGGAGAACCGGGGCGCCCGGGTACTCGGGGACCACCGGGGAACTCACGTCGGCATGGTCTTCGAGGGCCGAAACAAACGCGGGTCCTTCCGCTGGACGACCAGGTGCACGGTGACGGCCGCCGACCCGGGCGAACGGTTCGCGTTCCGCGTGCACGCGATCGGGGTGCGGCGTCCGAGGCTGCCAGGTCCGATCGCGCTGTGGGAGTACCGCCTCGAAGCCGCCGACGGCTCCACACGGGTCACCGAGACCTGGACCGACAACCGGCGGGCCTGGCCCGACTTCCTCGCCAACGCCTTCGACCGGGTCGCGACGCGGGGCTATACGTTCGCCGAGTTCCAGCGCGGCAACATCCGTACGACGCTGGAGCGCCTCAAGGCCGCGATGGAGCAGGACGACCCGGCGGAGTCCGGCCTCGAGGAGGACGGCCCGCACCAGGGATGA
- a CDS encoding STAS domain-containing protein, which produces MTHSQTLELTVRYPAESVAVLTVAGEIDVDSAPALRTRALELIRQGRPHVVLDLEPVEFCDSSGLNTMIGILRYAKDRHGSLCLAAAPSHVVRLLDVTGVGVLIPAVPTTAEALTRIVMPGDDL; this is translated from the coding sequence ATGACGCACAGCCAGACCCTCGAGCTCACTGTCCGGTACCCGGCGGAGAGCGTGGCAGTCCTCACCGTCGCCGGAGAGATCGATGTGGACAGTGCGCCCGCCTTGCGGACCAGGGCCCTGGAGCTGATCAGGCAGGGCAGACCTCACGTGGTTCTCGACCTGGAGCCCGTGGAGTTCTGCGACTCCTCCGGCCTCAACACGATGATCGGCATCCTGCGGTACGCGAAGGACCGGCACGGGTCCCTGTGCCTCGCCGCCGCGCCGTCACACGTCGTGAGGCTGCTGGACGTCACGGGCGTCGGTGTCCTCATTCCCGCGGTCCCCACCACGGCCGAGGCCCTGACCCGCATCGTGATGCCCGGCGACGATCTCTGA
- a CDS encoding MarR family transcriptional regulator — protein MGLNPEPDHRSRDAAREGSEFVELLEVLWEQGREAAPTGPVSPSQLRVLYTLDREEGINLRMLADALGSASPSVSRLCDRLQATGFVERAPSPVSRRELELRLTSHGKAYLVDLRTRREEVLMSTIDAMPAKARRSFLEGLRAFRNAAAASGQDSGGARPLRSTG, from the coding sequence ATGGGCCTGAACCCCGAACCCGACCACCGGTCCCGGGATGCGGCCCGTGAGGGTTCCGAGTTCGTCGAACTCCTCGAAGTCCTCTGGGAGCAAGGACGTGAGGCCGCGCCGACGGGCCCGGTCTCCCCCTCCCAGCTCCGCGTGCTCTACACGCTCGACCGCGAGGAGGGCATCAATCTGCGGATGCTCGCCGATGCCCTGGGATCGGCCTCCCCCTCGGTCAGCAGGCTGTGCGACCGCCTGCAGGCCACGGGATTCGTGGAGCGCGCCCCCAGCCCGGTGAGCCGCCGGGAGCTGGAGCTCCGGCTGACCAGTCATGGCAAGGCATACCTCGTCGACCTGCGTACACGCAGGGAGGAGGTGCTGATGTCCACGATCGACGCCATGCCGGCCAAGGCGCGGCGTTCATTCCTCGAAGGACTCAGGGCCTTCCGTAACGCGGCCGCGGCCTCGGGGCAGGACAGCGGCGGCGCGAGACCCCTGCGGTCGACCGGATAG
- a CDS encoding PP2C family protein-serine/threonine phosphatase, protein MDRFAAVERELRKAAPHLLLDVVTAALREQCDVQSVELRLADYGMTTLQVVSEAPLAEPVPIHDSPQGRAFGAQEPFVEPLTTPGPATAHLPVSVRGDRLGVLTVTAPESSCTPAGLAGMQQICEALGHEILVAERDTDLYLLARRATRLTLAAEMQWQLLPGRSVTRPEFALGAHLEPAYAIFGDNFDWSVSAHHLTLTVTNGMGKGMEAALLTNLVVNALRNARRAGLDLPGQASLADQAVYAQYRGALHASVLLLRFDLATGEVEAVDAGSPRMWRLRGRAVESLDFDAQLPLGMFEETEYVAEHLRVEPGDRLLIGSDGVYDSASAAGERYGQRALARSLSAHRFLPSEQVPLAVLRDLRDYRGAVPLDDDALVVCLDWFGRESSAGDAPA, encoded by the coding sequence GTGGACAGATTCGCTGCCGTCGAGCGGGAGCTGCGTAAGGCCGCACCCCATCTGCTCCTCGACGTCGTCACGGCGGCTCTGCGGGAGCAGTGTGACGTACAGAGTGTGGAATTGCGGCTCGCCGACTACGGCATGACCACGCTTCAGGTGGTGTCCGAGGCGCCGCTCGCCGAACCGGTGCCCATCCATGACAGCCCGCAGGGGCGGGCCTTCGGGGCCCAGGAGCCCTTCGTGGAGCCCCTGACGACGCCGGGACCGGCGACCGCGCACCTGCCTGTGAGTGTCCGGGGTGACCGGCTCGGCGTCCTCACCGTCACCGCGCCGGAGAGCAGCTGCACCCCGGCGGGCCTCGCGGGGATGCAGCAGATCTGTGAAGCGCTCGGCCACGAGATCCTGGTCGCGGAACGGGACACGGACCTCTACCTCCTGGCCCGCCGCGCCACCCGGCTGACCCTGGCCGCCGAGATGCAGTGGCAGCTGCTGCCCGGCCGCTCCGTCACCCGCCCCGAATTCGCGCTGGGCGCACATCTGGAGCCCGCGTACGCGATCTTCGGCGACAACTTCGACTGGTCGGTATCGGCCCATCACCTCACGCTCACGGTCACCAACGGCATGGGCAAGGGGATGGAGGCGGCTCTGCTGACCAACCTCGTCGTGAACGCGCTGCGCAACGCCCGGCGCGCCGGCCTCGACCTCCCCGGCCAGGCCAGCCTCGCCGATCAGGCCGTCTACGCCCAGTACCGTGGCGCGCTGCACGCGTCGGTCCTGCTGCTGCGTTTCGACCTGGCGACGGGAGAGGTGGAGGCCGTGGACGCGGGGTCCCCCCGCATGTGGCGGCTCAGGGGGCGTGCCGTCGAGTCCCTCGACTTCGACGCGCAGCTCCCGCTGGGCATGTTCGAAGAGACGGAGTACGTCGCGGAGCACCTGCGCGTGGAACCGGGCGACCGGCTGCTGATCGGCAGTGACGGCGTCTACGACAGCGCTTCGGCGGCTGGGGAGCGCTACGGACAGCGTGCCCTCGCGCGCTCGCTGTCCGCCCACCGCTTCCTGCCGTCCGAGCAGGTGCCGCTGGCGGTGCTCCGCGATCTGCGGGACTACCGAGGGGCCGTACCGCTGGACGACGACGCCCTGGTGGTCTGCCTGGACTGGTTCGGCCGGGAGTCCTCGGCCGGTGACGCGCCCGCGTGA
- a CDS encoding SigB/SigF/SigG family RNA polymerase sigma factor — MTAGTVSADRTPATEASPGHIGELPWIEDAGKVAPKDARALSTLFFEQLQILEEGTHEYQYARNTLIEMNISLVRFAARRFRNRGSGDMEDITQVGTIGLIKAIDRFELSREVEFATFAVPYIVGEIKRFFRDTTWAVHVPRRLQELRVDLAKAKDELSTHLDRDPTAKELADFMDLTEDEVIEGIIASNGYTAGSLDLPTDGGETTGKASRTFADILGEPDSAMETVENLHALAPLLEELDERERRIIEMRFGQEMTQSQIGAELDVSQMHVSRLLTRTLGKLRAGMLA, encoded by the coding sequence ATGACTGCCGGGACCGTATCGGCTGACAGGACGCCGGCTACGGAGGCTTCGCCGGGGCACATCGGTGAGCTGCCCTGGATCGAGGACGCGGGCAAGGTGGCACCGAAGGACGCCCGCGCTCTGTCGACCCTGTTCTTCGAGCAGTTGCAGATCCTCGAGGAGGGCACGCACGAGTACCAGTACGCGCGCAACACCCTCATCGAGATGAACATATCCCTGGTCCGTTTCGCCGCGCGGCGCTTCCGCAACCGGGGCAGCGGTGACATGGAGGACATCACCCAGGTCGGCACCATCGGCCTCATCAAGGCCATCGACCGGTTCGAGCTCTCCCGGGAGGTCGAGTTCGCCACTTTCGCCGTCCCCTACATCGTCGGCGAGATCAAGCGCTTCTTCCGGGACACCACCTGGGCGGTCCACGTCCCCCGGCGTCTGCAGGAACTCCGCGTCGATCTGGCCAAGGCGAAGGACGAACTCTCCACGCATCTGGACCGTGACCCCACGGCCAAGGAACTGGCCGACTTCATGGACCTCACCGAGGACGAGGTCATCGAGGGCATCATCGCTTCGAACGGCTACACCGCGGGATCCCTGGACCTGCCGACCGACGGCGGCGAGACCACGGGCAAGGCATCGCGTACCTTCGCCGACATCCTGGGCGAGCCGGACTCCGCCATGGAGACGGTGGAGAACCTCCACGCGCTGGCCCCGCTCCTCGAGGAACTCGACGAGCGCGAGCGCCGCATCATCGAGATGCGCTTCGGGCAGGAGATGACGCAGTCACAGATCGGCGCCGAACTGGACGTCTCCCAGATGCACGTCTCCCGTCTCCTCACGCGCACACTGGGCAAGCTCCGCGCCGGAATGCTCGCCTGA
- a CDS encoding TOPRIM nucleotidyl transferase/hydrolase domain-containing protein: MTDMRAFRDAVSSWAAGGPGGPASGLAARLGLRTAVLLEGPSDLAAVETLAGRRGRDLAAEGVCVVPMGGAMSIGRYAGLLGPPGLGLSLRGLCDEREQRFYDRGLRRAQAPPGGFFVCVADLEDELIRALGTARVEEVIRAEGDQRAWQTFLRQPAQHGRPRQQQLRRFLGTKKGRKIRYGRLLVEPLGPGEVPAPLDDLVRSL, translated from the coding sequence ATGACGGACATGCGCGCATTCCGGGACGCGGTCAGCAGCTGGGCGGCCGGCGGCCCCGGCGGACCGGCGAGCGGTCTGGCCGCTCGCCTGGGACTGCGGACGGCGGTGCTCCTGGAAGGACCGAGCGACCTCGCGGCAGTCGAGACGCTGGCCGGACGACGTGGCCGGGACCTCGCGGCCGAAGGGGTGTGCGTCGTGCCGATGGGCGGGGCCATGAGCATCGGCCGCTACGCCGGCCTCCTCGGGCCGCCCGGTCTGGGTCTGAGCCTGCGCGGACTGTGCGACGAGCGCGAGCAGCGCTTCTACGACCGCGGACTGCGGCGGGCACAGGCGCCGCCCGGGGGCTTCTTCGTGTGCGTGGCGGACCTGGAGGACGAGCTCATCCGCGCGCTGGGCACGGCGCGGGTCGAGGAGGTCATCCGGGCAGAGGGCGATCAGCGGGCCTGGCAGACCTTCCTGCGGCAGCCGGCACAGCACGGCCGGCCCCGGCAGCAGCAGTTGCGGCGTTTCCTGGGCACGAAGAAGGGCCGCAAGATCCGGTACGGCCGTCTCCTGGTGGAGCCGCTCGGCCCGGGAGAGGTGCCGGCTCCGCTCGACGACCTCGTCAGAAGTCTGTGA
- a CDS encoding pentapeptide repeat-containing protein, whose translation MPDDDPTTAPVAERAALRADCANCFGLCCVALTLTASADFAINKEAGTPCPNLADDFRCGIHTRLRPEGFSGCTVYDCFGAGQKVSQETYAGRDWRSAEDTAHQMFQVFPVMRQLHELLWYLTEALTLPAAASLYADLRDALGTTERLTHLPAEELAELDVSAHRDRVAALLLRAGELERATVPGRGKRSRRGADLIGAGLRGADLRGAELRGAYLIAADLRGADLRRAELIGADFRDADLSDADLRGALFVTQAQLNAARGNAATKLPGSLTRPPHWSASSSGTAPSPQAGRRAPRRT comes from the coding sequence GTGCCCGACGACGATCCGACAACCGCACCCGTCGCCGAACGCGCCGCCCTGCGCGCGGACTGCGCGAACTGCTTCGGGCTCTGCTGCGTCGCGCTGACGCTCACCGCATCGGCGGACTTCGCGATCAACAAGGAGGCGGGAACCCCCTGCCCCAACCTGGCGGACGACTTCCGCTGCGGCATCCACACCCGGCTGCGCCCCGAAGGCTTCTCCGGCTGCACCGTGTACGACTGCTTCGGCGCCGGTCAGAAGGTGTCCCAGGAGACCTACGCCGGCCGGGACTGGCGGTCCGCCGAGGACACCGCCCACCAGATGTTCCAGGTCTTCCCGGTGATGAGGCAGCTTCATGAACTGCTCTGGTATCTCACCGAGGCCCTGACCCTGCCCGCGGCCGCGAGCCTGTACGCCGACCTCCGGGACGCCCTCGGGACGACCGAGCGCCTCACTCACCTGCCCGCCGAGGAACTCGCGGAACTGGACGTGTCCGCACACCGGGACAGGGTCGCGGCCCTGCTGCTGCGCGCCGGAGAACTGGAACGCGCCACGGTCCCCGGGCGCGGGAAGCGCAGCCGAAGAGGTGCCGACCTCATCGGAGCCGGTCTCAGGGGTGCCGATCTGCGCGGAGCGGAACTCCGAGGGGCGTACCTCATCGCCGCCGATCTGCGCGGAGCCGACCTCCGCCGGGCGGAGCTCATCGGAGCCGACTTCCGGGACGCCGACCTGTCCGACGCCGACCTCAGGGGCGCGCTCTTCGTCACCCAGGCACAGCTGAACGCGGCGCGGGGCAACGCCGCCACGAAGCTGCCCGGCTCCCTGACCCGGCCTCCCCACTGGTCGGCGAGCAGCTCCGGAACCGCACCCTCACCCCAGGCCGGCCGCCGGGCCCCTCGGCGTACGTGA
- the rhaI gene encoding L-rhamnose isomerase yields MSDVSAVKAALKSQVIETPSWGYGNSGTRFKVFAQPGVPRDPFEKLADAAQVNTYTGVAPKVSLHIPWDRVEDYAALTRYAEGLGLRIGAINSNVFQDDDFKLGSVTHPDPKIRRKATDHLLECVDIMDATGSPDLKLWFSDGTNYPGQDDIAGRQDRLAEALAEVYERLGDDQRMLLEYKLFEPAFYTTDVPDWGTSYAHCLKLGPKAQVVVDTGHHAPGTNIEFIVAFLLREGKLGAFDFNSRFYADDDLMAGAADPFQLFRIMHEVVKNGGLETETNVNFMLDQCHNIEAKIPAVIRSVTNVQEATAKALLIDSEALAEAQRSGDVLASNGVLMDAFNTDVRPLLADVREELGLARDPFAAYLASGNQERIAADRVGGEQAGWGA; encoded by the coding sequence ATGTCTGATGTGTCGGCCGTCAAGGCAGCTCTGAAGTCTCAGGTCATCGAGACGCCCTCCTGGGGTTACGGCAACTCCGGGACCCGTTTCAAGGTCTTCGCCCAGCCCGGTGTCCCGCGCGACCCGTTCGAGAAGCTCGCGGACGCGGCACAGGTGAACACCTATACCGGCGTCGCCCCGAAGGTGTCGCTGCACATTCCGTGGGACAGGGTGGAGGACTACGCCGCGCTGACCCGGTACGCCGAGGGGCTCGGGCTGCGGATCGGCGCGATCAACTCCAATGTCTTCCAGGACGACGACTTCAAGCTGGGCTCGGTCACCCACCCGGATCCGAAGATCCGCCGTAAGGCCACCGATCACCTGCTCGAATGTGTCGACATCATGGACGCCACGGGATCCCCCGACCTCAAACTGTGGTTCTCGGACGGCACCAACTACCCTGGCCAGGACGACATCGCGGGCCGTCAGGACCGTCTGGCCGAAGCGCTCGCCGAGGTGTACGAGCGGCTCGGTGACGACCAGCGGATGCTGCTGGAGTACAAGCTCTTCGAGCCCGCCTTCTACACCACCGACGTCCCGGACTGGGGCACCTCGTACGCCCACTGCCTCAAGCTCGGGCCGAAGGCCCAGGTTGTCGTGGACACCGGCCATCACGCACCGGGCACGAACATCGAGTTCATCGTCGCGTTCCTGCTGCGCGAGGGGAAGCTCGGCGCGTTCGACTTCAACTCCCGCTTCTACGCGGACGACGACCTGATGGCGGGCGCCGCCGACCCGTTCCAGCTGTTCAGGATCATGCACGAGGTCGTCAAGAACGGTGGCCTCGAGACCGAGACCAACGTCAACTTCATGCTCGACCAGTGCCACAACATCGAGGCCAAGATCCCGGCCGTCATCCGCTCGGTCACCAATGTCCAGGAAGCGACCGCGAAGGCGCTGCTGATCGACTCGGAGGCGCTGGCCGAGGCACAGCGTTCCGGTGATGTCCTTGCCTCGAACGGGGTGCTGATGGACGCGTTCAACACCGATGTACGGCCGCTGCTCGCCGACGTCCGGGAAGAGCTCGGCCTGGCGCGCGACCCGTTCGCCGCCTACCTCGCCTCCGGCAACCAGGAGCGCATCGCCGCCGACCGCGTCGGCGGCGAGCAGGCGGGCTGGGGCGCCTGA
- a CDS encoding bifunctional aldolase/short-chain dehydrogenase has protein sequence MTSATHAEVAALLERAHRIGSDPRNTNYAGGNASAKATEADPVTGGETELLWVKGSGGDLGTLTEAGLAVLRLDRVRALKKVYPGVEREDEMVPAFDYCLHGKGGAAPSIDTAMHALVEASHVDHLHPDSGIALACAADGEKLTAECFGDKVAWVGWRRPGFQLGLDIAAVKEANPQAVGVILGGHGITAWGDTSEECERNALWMIRTAETFLEEHGRAEPFGPVVPGREALEEEARRERAAALAPVIRGLASKDRPQVGHFTDAAPVLDFLSRAEHPRLAALGTSCPDHFLRTKVSPLVLDLPADAPLEEAVARLEVLHGEYREAYRAYYERHAAPDSPAMRGADPAIVLVPGVGMFSFGKDKQTARVAGEFYLNAINVMRGAEAVSTYAPIEESEKFRIEYWELEEAKLRRMPKPKALATRVALVTGAGSGIGKAIAHRLVAEGACVVVADLNSVNAAAVAEELGGPDKAVAVTVDVTSEEQIADAFKAAALAFGGVDLVVNNAGISISKPLLETTARDWDLQHDIMARGSFLVSREAARVMRAQDLGGDIIYIASKNAVFAGPNNIAYSATKADQAHQVRLLAAELGEHGIRVNGVNPDGVVRGSGIFAAGWGAQRAATYGIEEEKLGEFYAQRTILKREVLPEHVANAVFALTGGDLTHTTGLHIPVDAGVAAAFLR, from the coding sequence ATGACGTCCGCGACGCACGCCGAGGTCGCCGCGCTCCTGGAGCGCGCCCACCGGATCGGATCCGACCCCCGGAACACCAACTACGCCGGTGGCAACGCCTCGGCCAAGGCGACGGAGGCCGACCCGGTCACCGGTGGCGAGACCGAACTGCTCTGGGTCAAGGGCTCGGGCGGCGATCTCGGCACACTGACCGAGGCAGGTCTCGCAGTGCTGCGGCTGGACCGGGTGCGAGCGCTGAAGAAGGTGTACCCGGGGGTTGAGCGCGAGGACGAGATGGTCCCGGCGTTCGACTACTGCCTGCACGGCAAGGGAGGCGCCGCCCCGTCGATCGACACCGCGATGCACGCCCTGGTCGAGGCGTCGCACGTGGACCATCTGCACCCGGACTCCGGCATCGCTCTGGCGTGCGCCGCCGACGGTGAGAAGCTGACCGCCGAGTGCTTCGGCGACAAGGTCGCCTGGGTGGGCTGGCGCCGGCCCGGCTTCCAGCTGGGTCTCGACATCGCGGCCGTCAAGGAGGCCAATCCGCAGGCGGTCGGCGTCATCCTGGGCGGTCACGGCATCACGGCCTGGGGCGACACCTCCGAGGAGTGCGAGCGCAACGCACTCTGGATGATCCGTACCGCCGAGACGTTCCTGGAGGAGCACGGCAGGGCCGAGCCCTTCGGTCCCGTGGTCCCCGGCCGGGAGGCCCTGGAGGAGGAGGCTCGCCGGGAGCGGGCCGCGGCCCTCGCTCCGGTGATCCGCGGGCTGGCGTCCAAGGACCGGCCCCAGGTCGGGCACTTCACCGACGCGGCACCCGTGCTGGACTTCCTCTCGCGAGCCGAGCACCCCCGTCTCGCCGCTCTCGGCACGTCCTGCCCGGACCACTTCCTCCGTACGAAGGTCAGCCCACTCGTCCTCGATCTGCCCGCCGACGCTCCGCTGGAGGAGGCGGTGGCCCGGCTCGAGGTGCTCCACGGGGAGTACCGGGAGGCGTACCGTGCGTACTACGAGCGTCACGCGGCGCCGGATTCGCCGGCGATGCGCGGTGCGGACCCGGCGATCGTGCTGGTGCCCGGTGTCGGCATGTTCTCGTTCGGCAAGGACAAGCAGACCGCCCGGGTCGCCGGAGAGTTCTACCTCAACGCCATCAATGTGATGCGAGGCGCCGAGGCCGTCTCCACATACGCACCGATCGAGGAGTCCGAGAAGTTCCGGATCGAGTACTGGGAGCTGGAGGAGGCCAAGCTCCGCCGGATGCCGAAGCCCAAGGCGCTGGCCACGCGGGTCGCGCTCGTCACCGGAGCCGGGTCGGGCATCGGCAAGGCCATCGCGCACCGCCTCGTCGCGGAGGGCGCGTGTGTCGTCGTCGCGGATCTGAACTCCGTGAACGCGGCGGCTGTCGCCGAGGAGCTCGGCGGTCCGGACAAGGCCGTCGCGGTGACCGTGGATGTCACGTCCGAGGAGCAGATCGCCGACGCCTTCAAGGCCGCCGCACTGGCCTTCGGTGGTGTCGACCTGGTCGTGAACAACGCGGGGATCTCCATCTCCAAGCCCCTGCTGGAGACCACGGCCCGGGACTGGGACCTGCAGCACGACATCATGGCGCGCGGCTCGTTCCTGGTGTCCCGCGAGGCGGCCAGGGTGATGCGGGCCCAGGACCTCGGCGGCGACATCATCTACATCGCGTCCAAGAACGCCGTGTTCGCGGGCCCGAACAACATCGCGTACTCGGCCACCAAGGCCGACCAGGCACACCAGGTACGCCTGCTGGCGGCCGAGCTCGGCGAGCACGGCATCCGGGTCAACGGGGTCAACCCCGACGGAGTGGTGCGGGGTTCAGGAATCTTCGCGGCCGGCTGGGGGGCCCAGCGCGCGGCGACCTACGGCATCGAGGAGGAGAAGCTGGGTGAGTTCTACGCCCAGCGCACGATCCTCAAGCGCGAGGTGCTCCCGGAGCACGTGGCCAACGCCGTCTTCGCCCTGACCGGTGGGGACCTGACCCACACCACCGGCCTCCACATCCCGGTCGACGCCGGTGTGGCGGCGGCCTTCCTGCGCTGA
- a CDS encoding rhamnulokinase family protein, with protein MSATSRHDPVFAAVDLGATSGRVITGRVGPDELELTEAHRFANTPVRLPDGLHWDVLALYQGMLDGLRAAARSGPVASVGVDTWAVDYGLLDSDGSLLGLPFHYRDARNAKAAEEVMARFDAQEMYAVGGLQHLPFNTVFQLAAHRSTAQWPTARTLLLMPDLLVYWLTGSVGAEVTNASTTALFDARTGGWSDELIDRLGLERSLFPALREPGERAGTLLPHVAGFTGLPDDTPVTTVASHDTASAVAAVPATEPGFAYVSCGTWSLAGLELDAPVLTEESRAANFTNERGVDGTVRYLRNIMGMWLLEECRRTWELEGVPTGLAALLADAARARPFAAVIDPDDPVFLAPGDMPSRIDAALTRTGQETPDSPGGYVRCVLESLALAHRRTLREAAELAGRELTRIHLVGGGSRNELLCQWTADATGLPVTAGPAEATALGNVLLQARAHGLVGGLTDMRRLVARTQELRHYTPQGDPGAWDRAADRLAVRV; from the coding sequence ATGTCTGCGACTTCACGGCACGACCCGGTGTTCGCCGCGGTGGACCTGGGCGCCACCAGCGGCCGGGTGATCACCGGCAGGGTGGGCCCCGACGAGCTGGAGCTGACCGAGGCACACCGCTTCGCCAACACGCCGGTCCGGCTCCCCGACGGGCTCCACTGGGACGTACTCGCCCTGTACCAGGGCATGCTGGACGGACTGCGCGCGGCTGCGCGAAGCGGCCCCGTGGCCTCGGTGGGCGTGGACACCTGGGCCGTGGACTACGGTCTCCTGGACTCGGACGGGTCACTTCTCGGCCTCCCGTTCCACTACCGCGACGCGCGCAACGCGAAGGCCGCCGAGGAGGTCATGGCGCGTTTCGACGCGCAGGAGATGTACGCCGTCGGCGGGCTGCAGCATCTGCCGTTCAACACGGTCTTCCAGCTGGCCGCCCACCGCTCGACCGCCCAGTGGCCGACGGCCCGGACGCTGCTGCTGATGCCCGACCTCCTGGTGTACTGGCTGACCGGGTCGGTGGGTGCGGAAGTGACCAACGCGTCGACGACCGCTCTGTTCGACGCGCGGACCGGCGGCTGGTCCGACGAGCTGATCGATCGGCTGGGGCTGGAGCGTTCGCTGTTCCCCGCCCTGCGCGAGCCGGGCGAACGGGCGGGAACCCTGCTACCGCACGTAGCCGGTTTCACCGGGCTGCCGGACGACACACCGGTGACGACCGTCGCCTCGCACGACACGGCGTCAGCTGTGGCCGCCGTCCCCGCCACCGAACCGGGGTTCGCGTATGTGTCCTGCGGCACCTGGTCGTTGGCCGGTCTCGAACTGGACGCACCGGTGCTGACCGAGGAGTCCAGGGCCGCGAACTTCACCAACGAACGCGGTGTGGACGGCACCGTGCGCTATCTCCGCAACATCATGGGGATGTGGCTGCTGGAGGAGTGCCGACGGACGTGGGAACTCGAAGGTGTGCCGACGGGCCTCGCGGCTCTCCTCGCCGATGCCGCGCGCGCCCGGCCGTTCGCCGCCGTGATCGACCCGGACGATCCGGTGTTCCTGGCTCCGGGTGACATGCCGTCGCGGATCGACGCGGCTCTCACCCGGACCGGACAGGAGACACCGGACAGCCCGGGCGGTTATGTGCGGTGTGTGCTGGAGAGTCTGGCGCTGGCCCATCGCAGGACACTGCGCGAGGCAGCGGAGCTGGCGGGCCGCGAGCTGACACGGATCCATCTGGTGGGCGGCGGTTCCCGCAACGAGCTGCTGTGCCAGTGGACCGCCGACGCGACCGGCCTGCCGGTCACCGCGGGTCCCGCCGAGGCCACCGCGCTCGGCAATGTGCTGCTCCAGGCCCGGGCCCACGGGCTGGTGGGCGGGCTGACGGACATGCGCAGGCTGGTCGCACGCACGCAGGAACTGCGTCATTACACCCCTCAGGGGGACCCGGGAGCCTGGGACCGCGCGGCGGACCGGCTGGCGGTACGCGTATGA